A stretch of Henckelia pumila isolate YLH828 chromosome 4, ASM3356847v2, whole genome shotgun sequence DNA encodes these proteins:
- the LOC140865273 gene encoding importin beta-like SAD2 isoform X3 codes for MRDPELPLHVDSVFALCSHVEACKDLDEIRPILPQLLDEFFILMDKVENEDLMFTLETIVDKFGEKRCLLMLLDIAKIWLLHFGSA; via the exons ATGCGCGACCCAGAACTTCCTCTTCATGTTGATTCTGTTTTCGCATTGTGCTCGCATGTGGAAGCCTGCAAAG atttggacgAGATCAGACCAATTCTTCCACAATTACTTGATG AGTTCTTTATACTTATGGATAAGGTGGAGAACGAAGATCTCATGTTTACTCTAGAGACAATAGTGGACAAGTTTGGAGAAAAGAGATGCCTCCTTATGCTCTTGGATATTGCCAAAATCTG